From a single Sporosarcina oncorhynchi genomic region:
- a CDS encoding restriction endonuclease subunit S, producing the protein MFESKKYPEIRYDHFTDAWEQHRFSALVSRVSTSSEDESLPRVEYEDIVSGKGQLNKNIFRKKSKKKGIEFKPGDILFGKLRPYLKNWLRPDFTGIAVGDFWVFRPEDTDSDFIYSLIQTNKYQTVANLSTGTKMPRSDWAVVSNTEFKVPSSVEEQIKIGDVFKQLDQSIALHQHKFEKMVFMKKALLEKMFPKKGKDKPDIRFEEFTAPWEERKLGDLATSFEYGLNAAAKEYDGKNKYLRITDINENSREFIKDNLTSPNIELDKADNYLLSKGDILFARTGASVGKTYRYRETDGKVYYAGFLIRARINESNDSEFIYQNTLTDAYSNFIKITSQRSGQPGVNAREYASFKLAVPSKKEQVKIGEFFIQIDALIALQQLELGKLVNIKKALLQKMFV; encoded by the coding sequence ATGTTTGAAAGTAAAAAATACCCTGAAATTAGATATGACCACTTTACTGATGCTTGGGAACAGCATAGGTTTTCTGCACTTGTAAGTCGAGTTTCCACTTCAAGTGAGGATGAAAGTCTCCCTAGGGTAGAGTATGAAGATATTGTTTCAGGGAAAGGACAACTTAATAAGAATATTTTTCGAAAAAAAAGTAAGAAGAAAGGTATTGAATTTAAACCAGGAGATATTCTTTTTGGGAAGTTGCGGCCATATCTTAAAAATTGGTTGCGGCCAGATTTTACAGGTATTGCAGTAGGTGATTTTTGGGTTTTTCGTCCTGAAGATACGGATAGTGATTTTATATATTCATTAATCCAAACTAATAAGTATCAAACAGTCGCAAATTTATCCACTGGAACAAAAATGCCTCGTTCAGATTGGGCAGTTGTTTCCAATACAGAATTTAAAGTACCTTCAAGTGTGGAAGAACAGATTAAAATTGGTGACGTCTTCAAACAATTAGACCAGTCTATCGCTCTTCACCAACATAAGTTCGAAAAAATGGTTTTCATGAAAAAGGCTTTACTTGAAAAAATGTTTCCGAAAAAGGGAAAAGATAAACCAGATATTCGTTTTGAAGAATTTACAGCTCCATGGGAAGAGCGGAAGTTAGGTGATTTGGCTACTTCATTTGAATATGGATTGAATGCAGCTGCTAAAGAATATGATGGGAAAAATAAGTATCTTCGCATTACAGATATTAATGAAAACAGTCGAGAGTTCATTAAAGATAATTTAACTTCACCTAATATAGAGTTGGATAAGGCGGACAATTACCTACTTTCAAAAGGCGATATCCTTTTTGCAAGAACAGGTGCTAGTGTTGGCAAAACTTATAGGTACAGGGAAACTGATGGGAAGGTTTATTATGCAGGATTCTTAATTAGAGCACGTATTAATGAATCTAATGACTCAGAATTTATTTATCAAAATACACTGACTGATGCCTATAGCAACTTCATTAAAATTACATCTCAACGCTCTGGGCAACCGGGGGTTAACGCCCGGGAATATGCTAGTTTCAAACTTGCAGTACCATCAAAGAAGGAACAAGTAAAAATTGGAGAGTTCTTCATTCAAATAGACGCGCTTATAGCTCTCCAACAGCTTGAGTTGGGGAAATTAGTTAATATTAAAAAAGCATTACTTCAAAAGATGTTTGTTTAA
- a CDS encoding type I restriction-modification system subunit M, producing the protein MNKQQLASRIWESANKMRSKIDPNEYKDYILGFIFYKFLSDKEVKFLKENDYSLEDIKNLKEESQDEVAFIQNGIGYFIEYGNLFSTWLELGKDFSVDNVRVGLSAFSRLISPSHKRVFDRIFNTLETGLSKLGDSSGAQTKAISELIHLIKIIPMDGKQDYDVLGFIYEYLISMFAANAGKKAGEFYTPHEVSVLMSEIVANHLKDKDEIKIYDPTSGSGSLLINIGKSVAKHIDNQNNIKYYAQELKENTYNLTRMNLVMRGIIPDNIVTRNGDTLEDDWPYFDDNNPIETYDPLYVDAVVSNPPYSQTWDPTSKENDPRYANYGLAPKTKADFAFLLHDLFHIKSEGIMTIVLPHGVLFRGEEGEIRKNLIEHNNIDAIIGLPSNIFFGTNISTIIMVLKQKRTTNDVLIVDASKDFVKVGKNNVLRGSDIKKIVDTVTQRLEVEKYSRKVCRDDIRKNDYKLNISLYVDSSDESESWDIYASMFGGIPKTEIENLSAFWECLPTLKEDLFLEEESPYVDIATNDVMKSITENVDVIKFINNYRESFEGFEDYLINKLIDQNTSININKEKTTISNEIFDRLSLIPLVDKYQAYQVFDDEWSKIAVDLEIIQTEGFEVTKKVDDNIVLRKRNGKEVEVQEGYVGRVIPFELIQSTILKEEADAIKVMENRLDDISSCYSKVIETLSEEEKESPVLNDDNDAFVTAEVNIALNTAYTDIESEEINTLNEYITLLDAKAKKSERERFVANHSEVNWANIEPNKDGTFGKSKVNAYLRKLQLNYEFPEESFEAKLVRVSDLIIEERDLRAQLRIDSAALHMKTKETIENLSDEEVCKLLELKWIIPLVTGLYEVPSNIISDLILKVQQLADKYATTYYEVESEMTTSKRTLAKLIDELKGNEHDMKGLSEFQKLLKGE; encoded by the coding sequence ATGAATAAACAGCAATTAGCCTCAAGAATTTGGGAGTCTGCAAATAAGATGCGTTCAAAGATTGATCCAAACGAGTACAAGGATTATATTTTAGGATTTATCTTCTACAAGTTTTTATCTGATAAAGAAGTAAAGTTCTTAAAGGAGAATGATTATTCGCTTGAGGATATTAAGAATCTGAAAGAAGAAAGCCAGGATGAAGTAGCATTCATTCAAAATGGAATCGGGTACTTTATCGAATACGGTAATTTGTTCTCAACTTGGCTAGAGCTTGGGAAAGACTTTTCTGTTGATAATGTCCGTGTAGGATTGTCTGCATTCAGTCGTCTTATTAGTCCTAGTCATAAAAGAGTCTTCGATCGTATCTTCAATACTTTAGAAACCGGGTTAAGTAAATTAGGAGATAGTTCTGGTGCCCAGACGAAAGCGATTAGTGAGTTAATCCATTTAATTAAAATTATCCCGATGGACGGTAAACAAGACTATGATGTTCTTGGTTTTATATATGAATACTTGATTAGTATGTTCGCCGCAAACGCAGGGAAAAAAGCGGGAGAATTCTATACCCCACATGAAGTATCTGTCTTGATGTCAGAAATTGTAGCGAATCATTTAAAAGACAAAGATGAAATTAAAATCTATGATCCTACTAGCGGTTCAGGCTCATTGCTAATCAACATAGGGAAATCTGTTGCAAAGCATATTGATAACCAAAACAACATTAAGTATTACGCTCAAGAATTAAAGGAAAACACATATAACTTAACTCGAATGAATCTAGTTATGCGTGGAATTATTCCAGATAATATCGTAACACGCAATGGGGATACACTTGAAGATGATTGGCCTTACTTTGATGACAATAATCCTATTGAAACGTATGACCCGCTTTATGTCGATGCGGTAGTATCAAATCCACCATATTCGCAAACATGGGATCCTACCAGTAAAGAAAACGATCCGCGATATGCAAACTATGGACTTGCTCCTAAGACAAAGGCGGATTTCGCTTTCTTGCTTCATGATTTGTTTCACATTAAATCAGAAGGTATTATGACAATTGTCCTACCACATGGTGTGTTATTCCGCGGTGAAGAAGGAGAAATCCGTAAGAATTTAATTGAACACAACAATATTGATGCAATTATAGGTTTACCTTCGAATATTTTCTTTGGGACAAATATCTCAACAATAATTATGGTTTTAAAACAGAAGCGAACAACAAATGACGTTTTAATTGTGGATGCTTCAAAAGATTTTGTTAAGGTTGGTAAAAACAATGTATTACGAGGATCAGATATTAAGAAAATTGTTGATACAGTTACCCAGCGTCTCGAAGTTGAAAAGTATTCTCGAAAAGTTTGCCGGGATGACATCCGAAAAAACGACTATAAATTAAATATTTCACTTTACGTAGATTCCTCGGATGAAAGTGAGTCTTGGGATATTTACGCATCTATGTTTGGCGGGATTCCCAAAACTGAAATTGAAAATTTGTCCGCTTTTTGGGAGTGCTTACCAACGCTAAAGGAGGATTTGTTTTTAGAGGAGGAATCACCATATGTTGACATAGCGACAAATGATGTGATGAAATCTATTACTGAAAATGTCGATGTGATAAAATTCATAAACAATTATCGCGAATCGTTTGAAGGATTTGAAGACTATCTTATAAATAAGCTCATTGATCAAAACACTTCAATAAATATTAATAAAGAAAAAACAACAATTAGTAATGAAATTTTCGATCGTCTATCTTTAATTCCTTTAGTAGATAAATATCAAGCTTATCAAGTATTTGACGACGAGTGGTCAAAGATTGCAGTGGATTTAGAAATTATCCAGACTGAAGGCTTTGAAGTCACGAAAAAAGTCGATGACAACATTGTCTTAAGAAAAAGGAATGGGAAAGAAGTTGAAGTTCAAGAAGGCTATGTAGGACGTGTAATTCCATTTGAATTGATTCAGTCTACAATACTCAAAGAAGAAGCAGATGCTATTAAAGTCATGGAGAATCGTTTGGATGATATTTCCTCCTGCTATTCCAAAGTTATTGAAACACTTTCTGAAGAAGAAAAAGAATCTCCAGTATTAAATGATGATAATGATGCCTTCGTTACTGCTGAAGTAAATATAGCCCTTAACACTGCATACACAGATATTGAATCAGAAGAGATTAATACTTTGAACGAATATATTACTTTGCTAGATGCAAAAGCAAAGAAATCGGAAAGAGAAAGATTCGTCGCTAATCATTCGGAAGTTAACTGGGCAAATATTGAACCGAATAAAGATGGTACATTCGGGAAATCCAAGGTTAATGCGTATTTGAGAAAATTACAATTGAATTATGAATTCCCTGAGGAATCATTTGAGGCGAAACTTGTTCGAGTTAGTGATTTAATTATTGAAGAAAGAGATTTAAGGGCTCAATTGAGAATAGATTCTGCGGCACTTCATATGAAGACAAAAGAAACAATAGAAAACTTATCAGATGAAGAAGTTTGTAAATTACTTGAATTGAAGTGGATAATTCCATTAGTAACGGGTTTATATGAAGTACCAAGTAATATTATCTCTGATCTTATTTTAAAGGTTCAACAGCTAGCAGATAAGTATGCAACGACATACTACGAAGTAGAAAGTGAAATGACAACCTCAAAGAGAACTTTAGCAAAATTAATTGATGAGTTAAAAGGTAATGAACACGATATGAAGGGGCTTAGCGAGTTCCAAAAGCTATTGAAGGGTGAATAA